Proteins co-encoded in one Muntiacus reevesi chromosome 13, mMunRee1.1, whole genome shotgun sequence genomic window:
- the DUSP18 gene encoding dual specificity protein phosphatase 18, which translates to MTAPPGAFPVQFRQPSVSGLSQITSSLYISGGAAANNRLMLSSNRISTVINVSVEVVNTLYEDIHYVQVPVADTPASRLCDFFDPIADHIHGVEMKQGRTLLHCAAGVSRSAALCLAYLMKYHAMSLLDAHAWTKSCRPIIRPNNGFWEQLIHYEFQLFGRNTVHMVSSPMGMIPDIYEKEVHLMIPL; encoded by the coding sequence ATGACAGCACCCCCGGGTGCCTTCCCGGTTCAGTTCCGGCAGCCCTCGGTCAGCGGCCTCTCGCAGATCACCAGCAGCCTGTATATCAGCGGCGGGGCGGCCGCCAACAACAGGCTCATGCTCTCGAGCAACCGCATCAGCACGGTCATCAACGTCTCGGTGGAGGTGGTGAACACCTTGTACGAGGACATCCACTACGTGCAGGTGCCCGTGGCCGACACGCCCGCCTCGCGGCTCTGTGACTTCTTCGACCCCATCGCAGACCACATCCACGGCGTGGAGATGAAGCAGGGCCGCACGCTGCTGCACTGCGCCGCCGGCGTGAGCCGCTCGGCCGCCCTCTGCCTCGCCTATCTCATGAAGTACCACGCCATGTCGCTGCTGGACGCCCACGCGTGGACCAAGTCCTGCCGGCCCATCATCCGGCCCAACAACGGCTTTTGGGAGCAGCTCATCCACTATGAGTTCCAGCTATTTGGCAGGAACACTGTGCACATGGTCAGCTCCCCCATGGGCATGATCCCTGACATCTACGAGAAGGAGGTCCATCTAATGATTCCACTCTGA